A window of Castanea sativa cultivar Marrone di Chiusa Pesio chromosome 1, ASM4071231v1 contains these coding sequences:
- the LOC142627435 gene encoding myb-related protein 308-like, producing the protein MGRAPCCDKANVKKGPWSPEEDATLKRYLEQHGTGGNWIALPHKAGLKRCGKSCRLRWLNYLRPDIKRGGFTEEEDSIICTLYGRLGSRWSVIASQLPGRTDNDIKNYWNTKLKKKLLAAGNACPKSATTNRSPDETSNSISHLNLVQISASIPKAENYDYGSSSCFYTNSNTLMRTPLVEANNMENCDPDCIILDPSQFHVSRPMQVPDFRTSGSESYNIITTSSQAVVGLSPSSTLALENNYSLLSCNGGVNDDGLLMDFQFESHDDDLLNGFVFSKIY; encoded by the exons ATGGGAAGAGCTCCATGTTGTGACAAAGCTAACGTGAAAAAAGGGCCATGGTCACCTGAAGAAGATGCCACTCTAAAGAGATACCTTGAGCAACATGGCACCGGTGGCAATTGGATTGCCTTGCCTCACAAAGCAG GCCTCAAACGTTGCGGCAAGAGTTGTAGGCTGAGATGGCTGAATTATCTCAGGCCGGATATCAAGCGTGGAGGTTTTACAGAGGAAGAAGACAGCATTATTTGCACTCTCTATGGTAGACTTGGAAGTAG GTGGTCTGTAATTGCTTCCCAATTGCCAGGGAGAACAGATAATGATATCAAGAACTATTGGAACACCAAGTTGAAGAAAAAGCTATTGGCAGCTGGAAATGCTTGTCCCAAGAGTGCCACAACTAACAGAAGCCCCGATGAGACTAGCAACAGTATTAGTCATCTGAACTTGGTACAGATTTCAGCTTCAATTCCAAAAGCTGAAAACTATGATTATGGGAGTTCATCTTGTTTCTATACAAATTCCAATACACTAATGCGGACTCCACTAGTGGAAGCCAATAACATGGAAAATTGTGATCCAGATTGTATAATTTTGGACCCAAGTCAGTTTCATGTTTCAAGGCCTATGCAAGTTCCAGATTTTCGCACAAGTGGAAGTGAGAGCTACAACATTATAACAACCTCATCTCAGGCCGTTGTAGGTCTTTCACCTTCTTCTACTTTGGCTTTGGAGAACAATTACAGCTTGTTGTCCTGCAATGGAGGCGTTAACGATGATGGACTTCTCATGGATTTTCAGTTTGAGTCCCATGATGATGATTTGTTAAATGGTTTTGTGTTCAGTAAGATATACTAG